Part of the Paenibacillus kyungheensis genome, CACAACAATGGCTTAACTTGGCTATAACAGTATTGGAACAAAAGTGGCAGAAAAGTTGAGTCGATCTAACGCTATCTGCTGACAAGGCACATACTCGGAGGATGCATATGTATATCTTAGGAATTACCGGACCGTTAGGACATGATGCAGCGGCATGTCTTATGAAAGAAGGACGTATCGTGGCTATGGTTGAAGAGGAGCGTCTATCGCGCATACCGCATTCACCTGGTGGATTAATGCCTTACTTGGCTATTGAGCATTGTTTGAATAAGGAAGAAATATCTCTGGATCAAGTCGATTATATCGTGCTTAGCTGGGATAAGGGACTTATTCCCCAAACCAAAATTCCGCTACCCGATATTTTTGATGATGTAGGAAGCTTATTTCCAAAAAGTAAGTTTCCTCATTCTAAGCTTCCTAAAATTGAAGTTATAGATCATCATTTGGCACATGCAGCGAGCGCGTATTACTTTTCTCCGTTCGAAGAAGCTGGCGTTCTGGTTGTAGACGGCGCAGGTGAAGATTGCAGTACAACACTTTATCACGGGAAAAATGGGCGCTTGAACAAACTCGATTCTATCCATCATAACGAATCGTTGGGGGAATTCTATGCGACAGTAACAGAATATGTCGGGTTTGACTGGAACGATCCGGGCAAAACAATGGGACTGGCTTCTTTCGGAGAGCCTGTTTATGAATTTCCTCGTATCGCTCTTGACGATGTTAAAGGATACTCGATGAAAATCGATCAATCCTTACATATGTCCAAAGTGGAAAATGTTTGGAAAAAGGAATTTGTTCGTCTTGGTATCATGCCAAATATCAGCACTCGCCGGTATAACCCGGTGACTTATCGGATGTCTGAGCATTTGGAGTTCGATGCTGTTCATTATAATCTCGCTGCTTCAGCGCAACGCAAGCTTGAAGAATGCTATATGAATCTCGCCAAAGTGTTGATGGAGCGAACAGGCTCCCGTAATCTTTGTTTAGCGGGTGGGGTAGCGCTGAATTGTGTGGCTAATGGTCAATTAAGACGATCTGGTCATGTAGACGGTCTGTTTATACAACCTGCCGCCAACGATGCTGGCGCCGCGATTGGAGCGGCGGCGGAAGTTGCGGCAAGACTGGGCTTTGCGATTGAGAAGCTTGTAAGCAACTACTCCGGTCCTTCGTTTACCAATGATCAAATTCGCGCAACACTGGATCACCTGGGATTGAGATATAAAGCGGTCAACGATGCAACAGAAACGGCTAGCCAATTGCTTACAGAAGGGCAGACTGTTGGTTGGTTTCAGGGAGGGGCAGAATACGGTCCACGGGCGCTGGGCAACCGTAGCATGCTCGCCAACCCATCCGTTCCTGATATACAAAATCATATGAATAATAATGTAAAATTTCGTGAAGGATTTCGTCCTTTTGGTCCCTCTGTTCTGGAAGAAGAGGCTGGAGAGTGGTTCGAAGATATGCACTCTTCACGTTTTATGCTTCAATCCTTTGACGTGAAACCTAATAAGCGTAGCGCTGTTGAAGGCGTTGTACATGTAGACGGTTCTTCGCGGCCACAGACAGTCACAAAGGAAACAAATGCTCGTTACTATAAGCTAATTAGCGAATTTCGAAAGAATACAGGCATTCCTATGGTGCTGAATACTTCGTTCAATTTGCGAGGAGAACCGATGGTAAA contains:
- a CDS encoding carbamoyltransferase is translated as MYILGITGPLGHDAAACLMKEGRIVAMVEEERLSRIPHSPGGLMPYLAIEHCLNKEEISLDQVDYIVLSWDKGLIPQTKIPLPDIFDDVGSLFPKSKFPHSKLPKIEVIDHHLAHAASAYYFSPFEEAGVLVVDGAGEDCSTTLYHGKNGRLNKLDSIHHNESLGEFYATVTEYVGFDWNDPGKTMGLASFGEPVYEFPRIALDDVKGYSMKIDQSLHMSKVENVWKKEFVRLGIMPNISTRRYNPVTYRMSEHLEFDAVHYNLAASAQRKLEECYMNLAKVLMERTGSRNLCLAGGVALNCVANGQLRRSGHVDGLFIQPAANDAGAAIGAAAEVAARLGFAIEKLVSNYSGPSFTNDQIRATLDHLGLRYKAVNDATETASQLLTEGQTVGWFQGGAEYGPRALGNRSMLANPSVPDIQNHMNNNVKFREGFRPFGPSVLEEEAGEWFEDMHSSRFMLQSFDVKPNKRSAVEGVVHVDGSSRPQTVTKETNARYYKLISEFRKNTGIPMVLNTSFNLRGEPMVNTPYDAIRTYIMGALDVLVMEDIVLVKADSNL